A single Vicugna pacos chromosome 15, VicPac4, whole genome shotgun sequence DNA region contains:
- the LOC102543047 gene encoding MOB kinase activator 1A: MSFLFSSRSSKTFKPKKNIPEGSHQYELLKHAEATLGSGNLRQAVMLPEGEDLNEWIAVNTVDFFNQINMLYGTITEFCTEASCPVMSAGPRYEYHWADGTNIKKPIKCSAPKYIDYLMTWVQDQLDDETLFPSKIGVPFPKNFMSVAKTILKRLFRVYAHIYHQHFDSVMQLQEEAHLNTSFKHFIFFVQEFNLIDRRELAPLQELIEKLGSKDR; the protein is encoded by the exons ATGAGTTTCCTCTT TAGTAGCCGCTCTTCTAAAACATTCAAACCAAAGAAGAATATCCCTGAAGGATCTCATCAGTATGAACTCTTAAAACATGCAGAAGCAACTCTAGGAAGTGGGAATCTGAGACAGGCTGTGATGTTACCAGAGGGAGAGGACCTCAATGAATGGATTGCTGTTAACA CTGTGGATTTCTTCAACCAGATCAACATGTTGTATGGAACTATTACAGAATTCTGCACTGAAGCAAGCTGTCCCGTCATGTCTGCAGGTCCAAG ATATGAATATCATTGGGCAGATGGTACTAATATTAAAAAGCCAATCAAGTGTTCTGCACCAAAATACATTGACTATTTGATGACCTGGGTTCAGGATCAACTTGATGATGAAACTCTTTTTCCTTCTAAGATTG GTGTCCCATTTCCCAAAAACTTTATGTCTGTGGCAAAGACCATCCTTAAGCGTCTGTTCAGGGTTTATGCCCACATTTATCACCAGCACTTTGATTCTGTgatgcagctgcaggaggaggcccaCCTCAACACCTCCTTTAagcactttattttctttgttcag gagTTTAATCTGATTGATAGGCGTGAGTTGGCACCTCTTCAGGAATTAATCGAGAAGCTTGGATCAAAAGACAGATAA